The Salmo salar chromosome ssa06, Ssal_v3.1, whole genome shotgun sequence genome window below encodes:
- the LOC106607683 gene encoding crooked neck-like protein 1: protein MASTAAGKQRIPKVAKVKNKAPAEVQITAEQLLREAKERELELLPPPPKQKITDEEELNDYKLKKRKGFEDNIRKNRTVISNWIKYAQWEESLKEVQRARSIYERALDVDHRNIALWLKYAEMEMKNRQVNHARNIWDRAITILPRVNQFWYKYSYMEEMLGNIAGCRQVFERWTEWEPEEQAWHSYINFELRYKEVDKARSIYERFVIVHPDVKNWIKYARFEEKHGYIAHGRKVFERSVEFFGEEHVNENLFVAFARFEEKQKEFERVRVIYKYALDRIPKHQAQELFKFYTVFEKKFGDRRGIEDVIVSKRRFQYEEEVKASPHNYDAWFDYLRLVESDADPDTAREVYERAIANIPPIQEKRHWRRYIYLWINYALYEELEVKDPERTRQVYQACLDLIPHKKFTFAKIWLLYGQFEIRQKNLQAARRGLGTAIGKCPKNKLFKGYIELELQLREFDRCRKLYEKYLEFAPENCTTWIKFSELETILGDTERARAIFELAIGQPRLDMPEVLWKSYIDFEIEQEEYDNTRGLYQRLLQRTQHVKVWISYAQYELSIDTSDRLQRCRGIFEEANKGLRSCEEKEERLMLLESWKEFEQEFGSDTTRERVKKLLPEKVKKRRKLTAEDGSDAGWEEYYDYIFPEDAANQPNLKLLAMAKMWKRQQQEDDEEEEEEDEEEENNRGSGKEMEEDNRRVERDGDEKMDGEENGRGEKGRDKEMSEDSASPSSENPMVSEPVPEKDSKESTYDDSDDSDESSSSSSSGSSGSDSDKDGSEKQPRKSKKDSVND, encoded by the exons CAAGTTGAAGAAGCGGAAG GGATTTGAAGACAACATCAGAAAGAATCGTACTGTTATCAGCAACTGGATAAAATACGCACAATGGGAGGAGAGCCTGAAAGAAGTCCAGAG gGCTCGCTCTATTTACGAGCGTGCTCTGGATGTAGACCACCGGAACATTGCTCTATGGCTGAAGTATGCCGAGATGGAGATGAAGAACCGGCAAGTGAACCACGCCCGCAACATTTGGGACAGAGCCATCACCATCTTGCCTCGTGTCAACCAGTTCTG GTACAAGTACAGTTACATGGAGGAGATGCTGGGCAACATTGCTGGCTGCAGACAGGTGTTTGAGCGCTGGACAGAGTGGGAACCAGAGGAACAAGCCTGGCACTCCTACATCAACTTTGAGCTGCGTTACAAAGAGGTCGACAAGGCCCGCTCCATCTATGAGAGAT TTGTGATTGTCCACCCTGACGTGAAGAATTGGATCAAGTATGCCCGTTTTGAAGAGAAGCATGGCTACATCGCCCACGGGAGGAAGGTGTTTGAGAGATCAGTGGAGTTCTTTGGCGAGGAGCATGTCAATGAAAACCTCTTTGTGGCCTTCGCCAGATTtgaagagaaacagaaagag TTTGAGCGTGTTCGAGTCATCTACAAGTACGCCTTAGACAGAATCCCCAAGCATCAGGCTCAGGAGCTCTTCAAGTTCTACACAGTATTTGAGAAGAAATTTGGAGACCGGAGGGGAATTGAGGACGTCATCGTCAGCAAGCGGAGATTTCAGTATGAGGAGGAAGTCAAG GCAAGCCCACACAATTACGACGCTTGGTTTGATTACCTACGCCTGGTGGAGAGCGATGCGGATCCTGACACTGCCAGAGAGGTGTATGAGAGAGCCATCGCCAACATCCCTCCTATACAGGAGAAGAGGCACTGGAGAAGATACATTTACCTGTGGATAAACTATGCTTTATATGAAGAACTGGAGGTCAAG GACCCGGAGAGAACAAGACAGGTGTACCAGGCATGTCTGGATCTCATCCCTCACAAAAAG TTCACATTTGCCAAGATTTGGCTACTCTACGGCCAGTTTGAAATCCGCCAGAAGAACCTTCAAGCTGCCAGACGAGGCTTG GGCACAGCCATTGGTAAATGTCCAAAAAACAAGCTGTTCAAGGGCTACATTGAGCTGGAGCTGCAGCTCCGAGAGTTTGACCGATGCAGGAAGCTCTACGAGAAGTACCTGGAGTTTGCCCCAGAGAACTGCACCACCTGGATCAAGTTCTCTGAGCTGGAGACCATTctaggagacacagagagggccCGGGCCATCTTCGAGCTGGCCATCGGACAGCCACGACTGGACATGCCAGAG GTGTTGTGGAAGTCCTACATCGACTTTGAAATTGAGCAGGAAGAGTATGACAACACCAGGGGCCTCTACCAGAGACTTTTGCAGCGCACACAGCACGTTAAG GTCTGGATCAGCTATGCCCAGTATGAGCTGTCCATCGATACCTCGGACCGGCTGCAGAGGTGTAGGGGGATATTTGAGGAGGCCAACAAGGGTCTGAGAAGCtgtgaggagaaggaggagcgTCTGATGTTGTTGGAGTCCTGGAAGGAGTTTGAGCAGGAGTTTGGTTCAGACACGACCAGGGAGAGGGTGAAGAAACTGCTGCCGGAGAAggtgaagaagaggagaaagcTCACAGCAGAGGACGGG TCGGATGCAGGGTGGGAGGAGTACTACGACTACATCTTCCCTGAGGATGCAGCCAATCAGCCCAACCTCAAGCTACTCGCCATGGCCAAGATGTGGAAGAGGCAGCAACAAGAAGAtgacgaagaggaggaggaagaagatgaGGAAGAAGAAAACAATAGAGGTAGTGGCAAAGAAATGGAGGAAGATAACAgaagagtggagagagatggagatgaaaAAATGGATGGAGAAGAAAATGGAAGAGGGGAGAAGGGTAGAGACAAAGAAATGTCAGAAGACTCTGCATCACCATCATCAGAAAATCCTATGGTCAGTGAGCCTGTGCCTGAAAAAGACTCCAAAGAGAGCACATATGATGACAGCGATGATTCTGAtgaaagcagcagcagcagcagtagtggcagCAGCGGTAGTGATAGTGACAAAGATGGCAGTGAGAAACAGCCCAGGAAGAGCAAAAAGGATTCAGTGAATGATTAG
- the LOC106607684 gene encoding N-alpha-acetyltransferase 20, whose amino-acid sequence MTTLRAFTCDDLFKFNNINLDPLTETYGIPFYLQYLAHWPEYFIVAEAPGGELMGYIMGKAEGSVAREEWHGHVTALSVAPEFRRLGLAAKLMEMLEEISERKGGFFVDLFVRVSNQVAVNMYKQLGYSVYRTVIEYYSASNGEPDEDAYDMRKALSSDTEKKSIVPIPHPVRPEDIE is encoded by the exons ATGACAACATTACGAGCTTTCACGTGCGATGATTTGTTCAAGTTCAACAACAT CAACCTGGATCCATTAACAGAGACT TATGGAATCCCATTTTACCTACAGTACCTGGCCCACTGGCCTGAGTACTTCATTGTAGCAGAAGCCCCTGGTGGAGAATTGATGGGTTACA TCATGGGAAAGGCGGAGGGATCAGTGGCGCGAGAAGAGTGGCATGGGCACGTCACGGCTCTCTCAGTGGCCCCAGAGTTCAGACGACTGGGACTGGCAGCCAAGCTTATGGAGATGCTGGAGGAGATCTCAGAAAG GAAGGGCGGGTTCTTTGTTGACCTGTTTGTTCGAGTCTCCAATCAAGTGGCGGTGAACATGTACAAACAGCTAGGCTACAGTGTTTACAGAACCGTGATAGAGTACTATTCTGCTAGCAACGGAGAACCGGATGAAGACGCCTATG ATATGAGGAAAGCCTTGTCGAGTGACACAGAGAAGAAGTCCATCGTTCCTATACCACATCCTGTCAGACCAGAAGATATAGAATAG